One stretch of Podospora pseudoanserina strain CBS 124.78 chromosome 4, whole genome shotgun sequence DNA includes these proteins:
- a CDS encoding hypothetical protein (EggNog:ENOG503NV8W; COG:S), producing MHFKRLSRGHSLRKPETSATASSASAQQQPEKLQTITAPAESSVIREEPASMSTVTSPVEPSRQSTLASNLSDEAVPEHDPNTTAGLLAQRLQAWKHAVGYLEEYVEAVEKVHKNSSKEYERVLKTISKPLREGEHFDQSLGGVAGFFENMRVNTQALINTNAETEKSIKGSVLPVLERLHKEIKHKAKELAHGAEKGAKEVEKARNTTQKHIELLGQHTAAFESSGAKHHPNDDPYVIQRGVLHRLNKQVQEENNQRNDLIAVQANFQEFEAHVIGTVQQAMEAFNSFVGGQALKVQALYADMLGSAQRIPPDFEWKGFVKRSGDKLVDPAEGPRTVEAIQFPNQNHASTKALIEGSLERKSRNKLSWGYSTGYYVVTPAKFLHEFKDDDNYRKDPTPELSIYLPDAIIGLPAGEKFNVKGKDKSGGLGSKLSGSSELSFKAHSPAEAMKWFEVIKKVAGATPGSPTVPSPAEEVKVNPVEAAAAPATQGVTGAEEKPKPVVAVPEASTSAAADAKAQEAGVAPAAVAPAAAPAAADEKAAVKA from the exons ATGCATTTCAAGCGACTTTCGAGAGGACATTCTCTCCGCAAACCAGAGACGTCCGCCACtgcctcttccgcctccgctcagcagcaaccggAGAAGTTACAGACTATCACAGCACCAGCAGAGAGTAGTGTTATTCGGGAAGAACCAGCGTCAATGTCTACTGTTACTTCGCCTGTTGAGCCCTCGAGGCAGAGCACGCTTGCGAGCAACCTTAGTGACGAGGCTGTTCCTGAGCACGATCCCAACACC ACGGCCGGCCTCCTTGCGCAGAGGTTGCAGGCATGGAAGCATGCTGTCGGTTACCTCGAGGAGTACGTCGAGGCGGTCGAGAAGGTGCACAAGAACTCGTCCAAGGAGTATGAGAGGGTTTTGAAG acCATCTCCAAACCCCTCCGCGAAGGCGAGCACTTTGATCAATCCCTCGGCGGCGTCGCCGGCTTCTTTGAAAACATGCGCGTCAACACCCAAGCCCtgatcaacaccaacgccgAGACGGAGAAATCCATCAAGGGCTCTGTCCTGCCCGTGCTCGAGCGCCTCCACAAGGAAATCAAgcacaaggccaaggagctcgCCCACGGCGCGGAAAAGGGCGCCAAGGAAGTCGAAAAGGCGCGCAACACGACCCAGAAGCACATTGAGCTCCTGGGCCAGCACACGGCTGCTTTTGAGTCTAGCGGGGCCAAGCACCACCCTAACGACGACCCATATGTCATCCAGCGGGGCGTGCTGCACAGACTGAACAAGCAGGTCCAGGAGGAGAACAATCAGCGTAACGATCTGATTGCTGTGCAGGCGAACTTTCAGGAGTTTGAGGCGCACGTCATCGGGACGGTGCAGCAGGCCATGGAGGCGTTTAACAGCTTTGTTGGGGGCCAGGCGCTGAAGGTGCAGGCGTTGTATGCGGACATGCTTGGTTCTGCCCAGAGGATCCCGCCCGATTTTGAGTGGAAGGGATTTGTCAAGAGGTCGGGGGATAAGCTGGTTGATCCGGCGGAGGGGCCTAGGACAGTGGAGGCGATTCAGTTCCCGAATCAGAATCATGCTTCGACCAAGGCGCTGATTGaggggagcttggagaggaagagtaGGAATAAGCTCAGCTGGGGGTATTCCACGGGTTACTATGTGGTTACCCCGGCCAAGTTCTTGCACGAGTTCAAGGATGATGATAACTACAGGAAGGACCCGACGCCGGAGTTGAGTATTTACTTGCCGGATGCGATTATTGGTTTGCCGGCCGGGGAGAAGTTTAACGTCAAGGGGAAGGACAAgagtggtgggttggggagcaAGTTGTCGGGGAGTAGCGAGTTGAGCTTCAAGGCGCACAGTCCGGCCGAGGCGATGAAGTGGTTTGAGGTTATCAAGAAGGTGGCGGGGGCTACGCCGGGGAGCCCGACGGTGCCGAGTCCGGCGGAAGAGGTGAAGGTCAATCCGGTCGAGGCGGCGGCTGCGCCCGCGACGCAGGGGGTTACTGGTGCGGAGGAGAAGCCGAAACCGGTTGTGGCTGTTCCCGAGGCGAgcacctcggcggcggcggatgcTAAGGCTCAGGAGGCGGGGGTtgcgcctgctgctgttgctcctgctgccgcACCTGCGGCGGCGGATGAGAAGGCTGCCGTGAAGGCTTAG
- a CDS encoding hypothetical protein (COG:O; MEROPS:MER0016549; EggNog:ENOG503NUMH) — protein sequence MSGFWQENGPCEVVEKDKDHLEVKAREWGWDRASNMLYIDLPSVGFSYTTPITNGSYDFYNATTIFPPQPVPKWSSPWAFMNGTFSSPYPLNSSANTTATARLVWHLLQTFLSTFPQYNTPSNSSTGISLFAKGTTAPLAALLASYFHSQNPSTSSTTLSTTLPIKITSLGLLSPCGLDPLSQAQSYVTMALNNTFHLPLLTQDQTTPIMSAYHRRRGCSDLLLPCRHPSSSTNSETLLVCLQAWECIYGLTIPYQQHTSRSLYDISSPSFDPLPNQTYLTFLNSPKFLSAIGSPINFTDLPPPLPALRDDPLVAIKELLSQGVRIALLSGDRDYLCNWYSGQSTSLSIAGSFSRYNAFHTTGYAPLLTNKTYTGGSTRQLSNLSFTRVYDAGHFPSHSQAETTFEIFSRIILGSSISTGEKVNLASFATKGTPEADKTGPELLATNVPNARCYIRKVADTCDDESVRAVLRGEGVVINGVWYNSAGDWQLPGQRSDGEAAGEEAAPTSTIMTGIFTTSLSAAKPTSSSGGSSAWDNPARGLLMVTVLAGLLLL from the exons ATGTCAGGCTTTTGGCAAGAGAATGGTCCTTGTGAGGTGGTAGAAAAAGATAAAGATCACCTCGAGGTCAAGGCAagggaatggggatgggacAGGGCATCAAACATGCTGTATATCGATCTT CCCTCAGTAGGCTTCTcctacaccacccccatcaccaacggcAGCTACGATTTCTACAATGCAACAACCAtcttccctcctcaacccgtCCCCAAATGGAGCAGCCCTTGGGCCTTCATGAACGGCACATTCTCTTCCCCTTACCCGCTGAACTCATCAGCCAACACCACAGCGACAGCCCGACTAGTCTGGCATCTCCTCCAGACCTTCCTATCAACTTTTCCCCAAtacaacaccccctccaactcttCCACAGGGATATCCCTCTTCGCAAAaggcaccaccgcccccctcgccgccctcctcgcatCCTACTTCCACTCCCAAAATCCCAgcacctcatccaccaccctatccaccaccctccccatcaaaatcacctccctcggcctcctctccccctgcGGCCTCGACCCTTTGTCCCAAGCCCAATCCTACGTAACCATggccctcaacaacaccttccaCCTCCCGCTACTAACCCAAGatcaaaccacccccatcatgTCAGCCtaccaccgccgccgcggctgctccgacctcctcctcccctgccgccacccctcctcctcgacaaactcCGAAACCCTCCTCGTCTGCCTCCAAGCCTGGGAGTGCATCTACGGCCTCACAATCCCATACCAGCAACACACCTCAAGGTCGTTATAcgacatctcctccccctccttcgaCCCCTTGCCAAACCAGACTTACCTTACCTTTCTCAACTCACCCAAGTTTCTATCCGCTATTGGCTCACCAATAAACTTCACcgatctccctccccccctccccgcccttcGGGACGACCCGCTGGTAGCCATCAAAGAGCTACTATCCCAAGGGGTTCGGATCGCCCTGCTGTCCGGCGACAGAGACTACCTCTGCAACTGGTACAGCGGGCAATcaacctctctctctatcgCCGGATCCTTCTCGCGGTATAATGCTTTTCATACAACCGGCtacgcccccctcctcaccaacaaaaccTACACCGGCGGCTCAACCCGCCagctctccaacctctccttcacccGCGTCTACGACGCAGGTCACTTCCCCTCTCACTCCCAGGCCGAAACCACTTTCGAAATCTTTTCCCGGATCATCCTCGGATCCTCAATCAGCACAGGCGAAAAAGTCAATCTTGCCTCCTTTGCCACAAAGGGCACCCCCGAAGCGGACAAGACAGGGCCGGAGCTGCTTGCGACAAATGTCCCCAATGCGAGGTGCTACATCCGAAAGGTGGCAGATACGTGCGATGATGAGTCTGTGAGGGCCGTGTtgaggggagaaggggtcgTGATCAACGGGGTTTGGTATAATTCTGCCGGTGATTGGCAGTTGCCGGGGCAGAGGAGTGATGGtgaggctgctggggaggaggccgcgCCGACCTCAACGATCATGACGGGAATATTTACCACGTCACTTTCCGCGGCGAAGCCAACGTCTAGCAGTGGAGGCTCCTCTGCTTGGGACAACCCCGCGCGTGGGCTATTGATGGTGACCGTGTTGGCtgggttgctgctgttgtaA
- the NIT6 gene encoding Nitrite reductase [NAD(P)H] (EggNog:ENOG503NVHS; COG:S): MAVGRKKIVVVGLGMVGISFIEKLLKLDARSREYNVVVVGEEPHLAYNRVGLTSFFEHRKIENLYLNPLEWYTAVPDGALSYHLNTKVTKIHPNKKSITCANGDEVSYDILVLATGSDAVLPKHTPGHDAKGVFVYRTVEDLEKLIAFSANQKGTVGAVVGGGLLGLEAAKAMMDLGCFEKVKVIERNRWVLSRQLDADAGGMVVEQVRSLGADVLLSKRVGRIEVTEDNSVKGVHFEDGEYMECSTICFAIGVRPRDELARQSGILCADRGGGIVVDDSLQTSHPDIYAIGECASWQGQTFGLIAPGVEMADVLTFNLTQSQHHQPRLYKRPDLSTKLKLLGVEVASFGDFFADRDGPKYLPAKAKKKPASPLSAVKVLTNGAPPAPVKALTYKDPFLNIYKKYIFSVDGKYLLGGMMIGDTSDYVKLVPLVKNQKELDVPPSQLILGAKKEGADDGDDLEDDTQICSCHNVTKADVVNTVKDGTCKSIGEVKSCTKAGTGCGGCMPLVTSIFNKTMKDMGNEVKNTICPHFNYSRADLYNIIMVKRLTTFQEAMKEAGVDPESIGCEACKPTLASIFASLWNKHVMDKPHHGLQETNDRYLGNIQRNGTYSVVPRVSAGEITPEKLVVIGEVARDYKLYTKITGGQRIDMFGAKKQDLIDIWKRLVDAGMESGHAYAKSLRTVKSCVGTTWCRYGIGDSVGMAVRLEERYKSLRAPHKIKGGVSGCVRECAEAQNKDFGLIATEKGFNIFVGGNGGAKPRHSELLAKDVPPTEVIPILDRYLMFYIRTADKLQRTARWLEALPGGLAYLRSVILDDSLGLNASLEAQMQELVDSFFDEWAEAINNPEIAAQFKQFANTTETVETMELDTDRGQLRPTFWPSDASAKEDFAGLSKTWSSLTWQPMLESSYFKGADDIPNGISAAVKRGDTQLALFRVKGKYYCTQQMCPHKRAFILSDGLVGTSSSSPSTGEAPYVSCPHHKRNYDLSNGACKNDSELSIATFEVEERDDGMVYVKLPPVEELDEKLGTKKWMVKSGEAGEGQLKELDRKLGLETPAGGNWKGHRAKKPGVKPHAENRMRRPVEVMAGGGGCGSAPDW; the protein is encoded by the exons ATGGCAGTCGGGCGCAAGaagattgttgttgttggtctgGGGATGGTGGGCATCAGCTTCAT AGAAAAACTCCTCAAACTCGATGCCAGATCGCGCGAGTACAACGTTGTAGTAGTTGGCGAAGAGCCACATTTGGCATACAACAGAGTTGGCTTGACCAGCTTCTTTGAGCATCGCAAGATTGAGAACTTGTACCTGAATCCACTAGAATGG TACACAGCTGTACCTGACGGAGCTCTCAGCTACCACCTGAACACCAAAGTCACCAAAATCCACCCAAACAAAAAGAGCATAACCTGCGCAAATGGTGACGAAGTCAGTTACGACATCTTGGTCCTGGCTACTGGCTCGGATGCCGTGCTGCCAAAACACACGCCCGGTCATGATGCCAAGGGCGTCTTTGTTTACAGGACTGTCGAGGACCTGGAGAAGCTCATTGCTTTCTCAGCGAACCAAAAGGGCACAGTTGGTGCCGTAGTAGGAGGTGGCTTGTTGGGACTCGAAGCTGCTAAGGCTATGATGGACTTGGGATGCTTCGAGAAGGTCAAAGTCATTGAGCGCAATCGATGGGTTCTCAGCCGGCAACTGGACGCTGACGCAGGCGGCATGGTTGTGGAACAAGTGCGAAGCCTCGGTGCTGATGTTTTGCTCAGCAAGAGAGTGGGCAGGATTGAGGTAACGGAGGACAACAGCGTCAAGGGTGTTCACTTTGAAGATGGCGAGTACATGGAGTGCTCGACCATTTGCTTCGCTATCGGTGTCCGACCAAGAGACGAGCTGGCCAGACAATCAGGCATTCTGTGTGCTGACCGTGGCGGCGGCATCGTCGTTGATGACAGCCTTCAGACCAGCCATCCAGACATCTACGCCATTGGAGAGTGCGCAAGCTGGCAAGGTCAGACGTTTGGTCTAATTGCCCCGGGAGTGGAAATGGCTGACGTTCTCACATTCAACCTCACACAATcacaacatcatcagccACGATTATACAAACGCCCTGACCTGAGCACAAAGCTGAAGCTGCTAGGCGTCGAGGTTGCCAGCTTTGGAGACTTCTTTGCTGACCGTGACGGGCCAAAGTATCTTCCCGcaaaggcaaagaagaaacccGCCTCGCCGTTATCAGCAGTCAAGGTGCTCACCAATGGCGCCCCTCCGGCCCCAGTCAAGGCCTTGACCTACAAGGACCCGTTTCTCAACATCTACAAGAAGTACATTTTCTCGGTGGACGGCAAATACCTCCTTGGTGGCATGATGATCGGTGACACATCCGACTACGTCAAGCTTGTCCCCTTAGTCAAGAACCAGAAAGAGCTCGACGTCCCACCGTCACAGCTTATCCTTGgtgccaagaaggagggtgctgacgatggtgatgatctcgAAGATGACACCCAGATTTGCAGTTGCCACAATGTCACCAAAGCAGATGTTGTCAACACTGTCAAGGACGGTACCTGCAAGTCCATCGGGGAGGTCAAGTCTTGCACAAAAGCTGGCACAGGCTGCGGAGGTTGCATGCCTCTTGTGACCTCCATATTCAACAAGACTATGAAGGACATGGGCAATGAGGTCAAGAACACCATCTGCCCTCACTTCAACTACAGCCGTGCTGATCTctacaacatcatcatggtcAAGCGGTTGACCACATTCCAGGAAGCGATGAAGGAAGCCGGCGTCGACCCAGAGAGCATAGGGTGCGAAGCCTGCAAGCCCACGCTGGCCAGCATCTTTGCAAGCTTATGGAACAAGCACGTCATGGATAAGCCTCACCATGGTCTGCAGGAAACCAACGACAGATATCTGGGCAACATCCAGCGGAACGGCACATACTCGGTTGTACCTCGAGTATCGGCTGGAGAGATTACCCCTGAAAAGCTTGTGGTTATTGGAGAGGTGGCGAGAGACTATAAGCTGTACACCAAAATCACTGGCGGTCAAAGAATCGACATGTTTGGTGCCAAGAAACAGGATCTTATTGACATCtggaagaggttggtggatgCTGGCATGGAGTCTGGGCACGCCTATGCCAAGTCCCTCAGGACAGTCAAGAGTTGCGTAGGTACCACTTGGTGTCGCTATGGCATCGGTGACAGTGTCGGCATGGCTGTCCGCCTGGAGGAGCGATACAAGTCTCTTCGCGCTCCTCACAAGATCAAGGGTGGGGTGAGTGGTTGTGTGCGCGAGTGCGCCGAAGCTCAAAACAAAGA CTTCGGCCTCATCGCCACCGAGAAAGGCTTCAACATCTTCGTGGGCGGTAATGGCGGTGCCAAGCCCAGACATTCTGAGCTCCTCGCCAAAGACGTGCCGCCCACTGAAGTCATCCCCATTCTGGACCGCTACCTGATGTTCTACATCCGCACAGCCGACAAGCTCCAGCGCACAGCTCGCTGGCTCGAAGCCCTCCCAGGCGGTCTGGCCTACCTCAGGTCTGTGATCCTCGACGACAGCCTCGGTCTCAACGCCTCCCTCGAAGCCCAGATGCAAGAACTGGTCGACAGCTTCTTTGACGAGTGGGCCGAAGCGATCAACAACCCCGAGATTGCCGCGCAGTTCAAGCAGTTCGCCAACACGACAGAGACAGTCGAGACAATGGAGCTCGACACGGATCGCGGCCAGCTCCGCCCGACTTTCTGGCCGAGCGACGCCTCGGCCAAGGAAGATTTCGCCGGGCTGTCCAAGACGTGGTCATCGTTGACCTGGCAGCCGATGCTCGAGTCGTCGTACTTCAAGGGCGCGGATGACATCCCCAACGGCATCTCGGCCGCTGTCAAGCGAGGTGACACCCAGCTCGCGCTGTTTAGAGTCAAGGGGAAGTACTACTGCACTCAGCAGATGTGCCCTCACAAGCGGGCGTTTATCCTGTCTGATGGTCTGGTTGGGACCAGCTCGTCTTCTCCCAGCACGGGTGAGGCGCCGTATGTTTCTTGTCCGCACCACAAGAGGAACTATGACTTGTCCAATGGTGCTTGCAAGAATGATTCGGAGCTGTCGATTGCTACcttcgaggtggaggagagagacGATGGGATGGTTTATGTTAAGCTGCCGCCggttgaggagcttgatgaGAAGTTGGGGACGAAGAAGTGGATGGTTAAGAGTGgagaggcgggagaggggCAGTTGAAGGAGTTGGATAGGAAGCTGGGGTTGGAAACGCCGGCGGGTGGGAACTGGAAGGGACATAGGGCGAAGAAGCCTGGGGTGAAGCCGCATGCGGAGAATaggatgaggaggccggtggaggttatggctgggggaggggggtgtgggagtGCACCGGATTGGTGA
- a CDS encoding hypothetical protein (EggNog:ENOG503P2KD) — MGLFHDKREDSEIIVPASCFDVCGDARTEAQRTGTKPELCTAGSAFRDLYEACRLCVVYFQGKSQPDTIILPKFQHYIDCCTALVGLPPLPPFPSINTSSTTTRPSPATTYLEHSPTTLAVITSTSTLPQTTSQGSEPSDISQPISIPTPITTTSCLSPTLSPAPTTPITTNIPPPEKNTPISNNNNNTITITTMISIIVGVLLLFLLGMAYWSRRVKRTALLNPPRQQQQLELLGGRPVLFLNPQGSLQEMGEHHGYDELDVPRVWYELDARSLRSLNRSLKWAMSGARSPRGNDGQNGGDIAPEVGVREGV; from the exons ATGGGTCTGTTTCATGATAAACGAGAAGACAGCGAAATTATCGTGCCAGCATCTTGCTTTGATGTGTGTG GCGACGCTCGTACCGAGGCCCAACGCACTGGGACCAAGCCAGAACTTTGCACGGCAGGTTCGGCATTCCGGGACTTATATGAAGCCTGCAGGCTTTGCGTTGTGTATTTCCAAGGAAAATCACAGCCAGACACGATCATCCTACCCAAATTCCAGCACTACATCGACTGTTGCACAGCACTTGTCGGTcttcctccactcccccctttcccttcgATAAACACCAGTTCTACCACAACCAGACCATCGCCAGCAACGACTTACCTAGAACATTCACCTACAACTTTGGCTGTCATAACATCCACAAGCACGCTTCCACAGACGACATCCCAAGGTTCTGAACCATCCGACATCAGCCAACCCATTTCTATCCCaactcccatcaccacaacatccTGCCTGTCTCCCACCTTAAGCCCGGCACCAACGACTCCAATAACAACAA atATACCACCCCCCGAAAAAAACACtcccatcagcaacaacaacaacaacaccatcacaatAACCACAATGATCAGCATAATAGTCGGCGTCCTACTCTTGTTCTTACTGGGGATGGCATACTGGAGCCGTCGAGTCAAAAGGACAGCACTACTCAATCCCCCtcgtcagcagcagcagttaGAGTTACTAGGAGGAAGGCCAGTCCTCTTCCTGAATCCCCAGGGCTCGCTTCAAGAGATGGGCGAACACCATGGTTATGACGAACTGGACGTGCCGAGGGTGTGGTATGAGCTCGATGCACGCTCACTGAGGAGTTTGAATAGGAGCTTGAAGTGGGCGATGAGCGGTGCGAGGTCACCACGGGGTAATGATGGTCAAAATGGGGGCGATATAGCACCGGAGGTTGGCGTTAGAGAAGGGGTGTAA
- a CDS encoding hypothetical protein (EggNog:ENOG503NZRI), with the protein MSGFHESDNGGGSHSATDIITYIGVPLAVLGVLPILYNTAVTLAALSRIKRMLRHSRLPALTRSDVVNRIIEVELPRYAVRPMDRFTDRQEYWSVSSHRSSIPGGSWTTFNWRTNVIGLNTQRVEYADQLRQPQVEVEFDQLVCYLLDLGAVPDGYGWRMLRGSGLWTPVGCTLMTGPGGKKALSVGPLDGSDGHLSLVVNWEGGWTRRSWGDLPPYWVRLPPPPPPRVVEGEEEGGESMEEVVTGGEHASCESLHKTETEMSRPRTQQKKSGESSVPITCQISTEGIVTALRQEAQLTSTINLDSLPVDHIRVRSSSSSGAWFASAATAYGTTSQTILWSYKIPDDILTFSRKETVPCGVLVLLNVVEQSATPEWATTYNDGAADLDKFSARMRDQRAAMAAEAKLPPAQRAQAAMERVRRENEMRMQDMKDQQRLRTARQEARLLEALQSPKWDTKLVAEHNLTWLKNQSNSNPKEKVAPNMEMKEVVGTLLYRMVLDSQFTAKLCSMLELWKNWAENGGMRKSDLERLREEQVVWAYATLLVAMIKDCTGLAEGTLALDLQECLRVWRNVRLG; encoded by the exons ATGTCCGGCTTCCATGAATCcgacaacggcggcggcagtcACTCAGCAACAGATATAATAACCTACATCGGCGTCCCCCTCGCCGTCCTGGGcgtcctccccatcctctaCAACACAGCcgtcaccctcgccgccctctcccgTATCAAGCGCATGCTCCGGCACTCCCGCCTCCCGGCCCTCACCCGCTCCGACGTCGTGAATAGGATCATCGAAGTAGAGCTCCCCCGCTACGCCGTCCGCCCGATGGACCGCTTCACCGATCGCCAGGAGTACTGGAGCGTGTCCTCGCACCGCTCCTCCATCCCGGGGGGTTCGTGGACGACGTTCAACTGGAGGACTAACGTCATTGGGTTGAACACTCAACGGGTGGAATATGCCGACCAGCTGAGGCAGCCgcaggtggaggtggagttTGACCAGCTGGTTTGTTACTTGTTGGATCTGGGGGCTGTGCCGGATGGGTatgggtggaggatgttgagggggagtgggttgtGGACGCCGGTGGGGTGTACTTTGATGACGGGGCCGGGCGGGAAGAAGGCGTTGAGTGTTGGGCCTTTGGATGGGAGTGATGGGCATttgagtttggtggtgaattgggagggggggtggacgaggaggagttggggggatTTGCCTCCTTATTGGGTGCGGttgccgcctccgccgccgccgcgggttgtggaaggggaggaagaagggggggagagcatggaggaggttgttacTGGAGGGGAACATGCTTCTTGTGAGAGTCTTCACAAGACGGAGACGGAgatgtcgaggccgaggacgcAACAGAAAAAGTCGGGGGAGTCGAGTGTACCGATTACGTGCCAGATTTCTACGGAGGGGATTGTTACTGCGCTGAGGCAGGAGGCGCAGTTGACTAGCACGATTAACTTGGACTCGTTGCCTGTTGATCATATTAGGGTGCggtcatcttcttcgtcggGGGCATGGTTTGCCTCTGCGGCGACAGCTTATGGGACCACCTCACAGACGATCCTCTGGTCGTACAAAATCCCGGATGATATTCTTACTTTCTCGAGGAAGGAAACTGTACcatgtggtgttttggtcTTGCTCAATGTGGTCGAGCAATCTGCCACACCAGAATGGGCGACGACATACAACGATGGCGCTGCTGACTTGGACAAGTTTAgcgcgaggatgagggacCAACGGGCTGCCATGGCAGCCGAGGCAAAATTACCACCTGCCCAGAGAGCGCAAGCAGCAATGGAGAGAGTAAGAAGGGAGAACGAAATGCGGATGCAAGACA TGAAAGATCAGCAACGTCTCCGAACCGCTCGTCAAGAGGCCCGACTCCTCGAGGCGCTCCAATCCCCCAAATGGGACACCAAGCTCGTCGCTGAGCACAACCTGACCTGGCTCAAGAACCAatccaacagcaacccgaAAGAAAAAGTAGCGCCCAACATGGAAATGAAAGAAGTGGTTGGGACGCTGCTGTACCGAATGGTGCTGGACAGCCAGTTTACGGCGAAGCTGTGCTCGATGCTGGAACTGTGGAAGAACTGGGCCGAGAATGGGGGGATGAGAAAGAGTGATTTGGAGAGGTTaagggaggagcaggtggTGTGGGCGTATGCTACATTGCTGGTGGCCATGATTAAGGATTGTACTGGTTTGGCCGAGGGGACGCTGGCGTTGGACTTGCAGGAGTGTCTGAGGGTTTGGAGGAATGTTAGGTTGGGTTAG